In one window of Nitrospiraceae bacterium DNA:
- a CDS encoding type II toxin-antitoxin system ParD family antitoxin produces the protein MPRQTISFTDPNSEWLKRVVDIEGEYKSNSEAVNALIRKAREEEQEIAGLRAKLTQAEQSGRSTARPKEIKERVLKRKRQNAKV, from the coding sequence ATGCCACGTCAAACGATTTCATTTACCGACCCCAATAGTGAGTGGTTAAAAAGGGTGGTGGATATTGAAGGGGAGTATAAAAGCAATAGTGAAGCGGTGAATGCCTTAATTCGGAAGGCTCGTGAGGAAGAGCAAGAAATTGCAGGGCTTCGCGCCAAGCTCACCCAAGCCGAACAAAGCGGGAGGAGTACCGCCAGGCCAAAAGAAATCAAAGAGCGAGTGTTAAAGAGAAAGCGGCAGAATGCCAAGGTATGA
- a CDS encoding type II toxin-antitoxin system RelE/ParE family toxin, whose product MPRYELSKEAERDLENILSFGIDAFGFDQAIRYYDGLEQHFEQLAEQPYLYAAVDYIREGYRRSVYGVHAVYYRLIDHGIEIMAVIGKQEFSARKN is encoded by the coding sequence ATGCCAAGGTATGAGTTATCGAAGGAGGCCGAGCGCGATTTAGAAAATATTCTCAGCTTTGGGATTGATGCCTTTGGCTTTGATCAGGCGATCCGATATTACGATGGGCTAGAACAGCATTTTGAACAACTCGCTGAACAGCCCTATTTATATGCTGCCGTTGATTATATTCGGGAAGGGTATCGTCGGAGTGTGTATGGGGTCCATGCAGTGTATTACCGATTGATTGATCATGGCATTGAGATCATGGCCGTCATTGGCAAACAGGAATTCTCAGCAAGAAAGAATTAA